A single genomic interval of Tursiops truncatus isolate mTurTru1 chromosome 1, mTurTru1.mat.Y, whole genome shotgun sequence harbors:
- the DBT gene encoding lipoamide acyltransferase component of branched-chain alpha-keto acid dehydrogenase complex, mitochondrial isoform X3 has translation MENNIKLSEVVGSGKDGRILKEDILSYLEKQTGAILPPSPKAEIMPPPPKPKERTIPIPISKPPVFTGKDRTEPIKGFHKAMVKTMSAALKIPHFGYCDDVDLTELVKLREELKPIAFARGIKLSFMPFFLKAASLGLLQFPILNASVDENCQNITYKASHNIGIAMDTEQGLIVPNVKNIQVRSIFEIATELNRLQKLGSAGQLSTTDLTGGTFTLSNIGSIGGTYARPVILPPEVAIGALGKIKALPRFNKKGEVYKAQIMNVSWSADHRIIDGATMSHFSNLWKSYLENPAFMLLDLK, from the exons ATGGAAAACAAT ATTAAGCTGAGTGAAGTTGTTGGCTCTGGAAAAGATGGCAGAATACTTAAAGAAGATATTCTCAGCTATCTGGAAAAGCAAACAGGAGCTATACTACCTCCTTCACCAAAAGCTGAAATTATGCCACCTCCACCAAAACCAAAAGAGAGAACTATTCCTATACCAATATCAAAACCTCCAGTATTCACAGGCAAAGACAGAACAGAACCCataaaag GCTTTCACAAAGCAATGGTCAAGACCATGTCTGCAGCCCTGAAGATACCTCATTTTGGATATTGTGATGATGTTGACCTTACTGAACTGGTTAAGCTACGAGAAGAATTAAAACCCATTGCTTTTGCTCGTGGAATTAAACTCTCCTTCATGCCCTTCTTCTTAAAG GCTGCTTCCTTGGGATTACTACAGTTTCCTATCCTTAATGCTTCTGTGGATGAAAACTGCCAGAACATAACATATAAG gcTTCTCATAACATTGGGATAGCAATGGATACAGAGCAGGGCTTGATTGTACCTAATGTGAAAAATATTCAGGTCCGCTCCATATTTGAGATCGCCACTGAATTGAACCGCCTCCAGAAATTGGGCTCTGCAGGTCAGCTCAGCACCACTGACCTTACAGGAGGAACATTTACTCTTTCCAACATTGGATCA attggTGGTACCTACGCCAGACCAGTGATATTGCCACCCGAAGTGGCAATTGGGGCCCTGGGGAAAATTAAG GCCCTTCCCCGATTTAACAAGAAAGGGGAAGTATATAAGGCCCAGATAATGAATGTGAGCTGGTCAGCTGATCACAGAATTATTGATGGTGCTACAATGTCACACTTCTCCAATTTGTGGAAATCCTACTTAGAAAACCCAGCTTTTATGCTACTAGATCTGAAATGA